The DNA segment TACTGTTTAATTCTGAGGTCTTTTCCCAACTCTGCTGTGCTTCACAGAATCATAGATAAaagagttgtgttggctttgctGGCAGTTGCAACTGCAGTGCAGCTGATTTTGACAGAGGCAGGTATTCATCTTGCAGTGACTTTGGCTAGTAGTGTGCCTTTAGTTTTGCTCCATGCTGTTTTGTGGGCTAATTTTGATGCCTTTGTGGTTGAGAGTGGTAAAGGAGAAATGGTTCCTCTCACTGGCCATGAGGAAAGTGTTGCTGAGAGTAATTTTGATGCTGTTTAAATTTTTGTGGCCTCAGTCTTCACTGTTACTGTTTAGGCCTCTCTTGGTGTTGTTTCATAAACATGATGGATGAGTTTTTTTGGAGAAGAAAATCATTGATATCCTTACAGTATTGCAAGAAGAATAAATATATGGATGTAATAAAAAGATGCAAATGCATCCATATGTGGTTACTGTGTGTACAATTAATAtcttcaagttgaagatgaagatACCAAAGTGTTGTCAACTAGTTccattttctttttcctatttAACCTATTTGTTTCAAAATTATTTCTCCAACATTAATAAAATCGCATTGGCTTTTCAAGGTCACTTTGCAATAAATAGATCAGACTGTTCATGTAATTTGCTAAATATTAGTGTTGACTTGGTGGTTCCATCCAATAAAGTCCAACCGATTGAGATGGACAACTCAAATGCATCTTTTCAAAATTTCAGTTCTTAATAAGTCATCTCAACAATTCCAATTGTGTGATTTCTTGGACTTTTGGGATGGAGAATTTATAATACAGTTATCTACCACACACATCTTTTACTAGGGcaatttttttcacaaattacaattttagataatttcttttaaatgaaaaataggTAAGTCCTACGTGACTTTATTGTAAAATAATACAACTGAAGTCGTACAAGAGTGGTATGATTTCAATTGTATTGTTTTACACCATATTGTTTTACACTGAAATCGTACCGACCATATACAATTCTACCTAAAATTAAGTTCATATTTAATAAAGTTGTTGGGGTGTCATACAACTTCTGTTTAATGAAACTGACAAAGTCGTACTGGTGGGGTACGACATCCACATGGAATCTTTCTGACCTAAAGTCGTATAAATAAGTATAACTTCCACTTTAAAATTGTTTACATAATATACAACTTAtccattttcataaaaaaagttACCCAAAATCATAATTTACGAAAAAATTACACTAATTTCTTACAAAACACACGTCCATGTCTACTAATATTTacaaacataattaaattttattaatttctactacttcttaattattatataataattttggtttgtggtggaggaaAAATATTGAACTTAACTATCTTTTGTTAATCTCATATTATGAAATAATAAGGACTCTCTTTGGTGGAGAGATCTGAAAAGTGTGTGGAGCTCAGATGTGTGGGGGTGTGATTTCGAAGACAAAGTTGAGTGGGTGATTGGGGAATGGGAAGGAAATCAGATTTTGGGAAGATAAATGGGTTGTTAACGAAACTTTAATGTTTAAATATCCAAGATTGTATTCGATCGATGTAGATCATGGTTGTTCTCTGGTACAAGCTGAAAGTTGGAACAATGGTAGGGGGAGTGGAAGTTGGGGTGGAGGAGAATTTTGTTTATGTGGGAAGAGAATCAGGTCGCTCAGTTGTTGCTCTTGTTAGATAATAAGAAGGTAGTCAAGGAAGGGGAGAGCGGTATGGACAGTTGGAGTTGGAGGGGTGATATTTCTGTGAGATATGCCTATAAATCCTTAAAGTTAGATGGGGTAGGTGAGGATAAGACTCTTTTTGAGAAATTTTGAAAGATAAAGGTTCTCCCATCTGCACGAACTACAGTCTAGAGGGTGATGAATAATAGCATAACAACAAAGGATAATCTACTGAGACGAGGAGTGTTACGGGTAAGTATCTTGTGTGGGTTGTGTGGTGAGGAATAGGAGATTGTTTGTCATTTATTCTTTAAGTGTAAGGTTGCGTGGAGAATTTGGAGTTTGTGTTTGTCTTGGTTGGGATGCTTGTCTATGAACCATTTTGATGCTAAGGTACACTTCATGATGTTTGGCCCTACAAATTGTGAATGATCTTTATCCAGAATTTGGGGAGGGGTGTGGATTGCAATTGTAGGTGAAATTTGGAAACTTCGAAATAGGTGTGTCTTTAAAAATGGGAGAGTAGACCATATAGAGGTGTTTGTGGTGGCACAAAGAAAAGTTTGGGCTTTAATTACTAGTAAGAAAAATATGCAGAGTTCACTTATTCTGACTGGTGTTTGGAACGCATGGTATGTATGAAATCTGTTAAATAATTTTGCTTATTTTACTATGGTATTTATTGTTAAAACCTTGTTTTAGGAAGGAAGAAATTGTGTGTTTTACGGTTGGTTGTAAGTAGTCAGACTACCTAGATGGAGTAAATGGTTATATTGCAATAGGAACATTTGCTTCTTACATTAGTTTAGTTTGACCTTTTGGAGGAGTATTTGTGACGCTAAAAAATTATGTTCtcttgttttttgttttgttatgttCGTAGTTTGTTAAGGTCTTGtacttttttgtaaaaaaaatgtctttttCTTTTGGAGGTTAATTTCTTGGTGAGTCGATTATGTCTATTTGTATTTTGGAGTTTGATGTAATGTTATATCCTATTGCCAAGGACGGACCTCTTTAGTTGTTTATGCGGGTATGAATTTGTGGGTAGTTTATGTCGTAAGTTTGGGACAAAATAAGGAGTGAGgtcctattttatttttttatatataagagttaattattctttaaatgattcatatttatttattatttttactgataaaaaaataaatttaaatttttttaatttttttttaggaaaTTAAAGAATTTGAGTGATTGCAAATCACCAGTTCGTTGGAGAAGATTGTTTTCAATCAATCAACAAAGTCATGTCCAACTTCTCGTGACCACTAAAGCCTTTACATTACCCTCtgaatcaattaataatatttttacttattacaaaaatttgaaagaaaattattaacctGATGGTAATATCATGAGAGAATTTTTCATATCAAAAGTAAGTTACTCGTCTTAATTTGTCTCCTTTTTTTCTAATTAGTAATTAGTTACTTGATTTATTTCATCATTCAAATTTCATCTCTTATCCAATCTAAAATTCACATCTTTCACTCTTTAATATTGTAACATTATAAAGTTATCAAATATTATCATGccattaattatttattatgcttcaaaatgttataaatgttttttgttatcaaattttactaatttgatatataaataatttactaTAAGTTATATGTAGAAAGATCTGCAATTGATTTATAAATTGTAAAAGTCTTTCAACTGGCAGTGAAAGCTAAATTCATATAATGAGTGAAGCAAAACCTACTTTAAAAGTACAAAGCCTTAATATGAAGGTAAGTGCAAGTTTAGTACCCTTCAAACCATAAAGATAATCACCATCCATGTATAATGCAGAACCCATATGCTATCTTAATGGTGTGTTAAATTCATCTTATTAATAACATTAGAAATGAGATTAGTCTTTCACCAAAAATATGGCTGGAAAAAAACTCAAAGCACCAAGAACTCATTACCAAAAAATTTACCATAATAACACAACACTGCAAAGGCACCAAGAATTCATCACTTTGCTCCGCCATCTTGTTTTGTGCATCTCCAGGAAGCAAACATCACAAGCAAGAGCAGAACAAGAAGGATCAAAGCAAAACCAAGAACCCCTAAACATGCAAATAAGATGCCACTCATTCTAAACGTGCCACACGTGACATTAAATCCTGATGCTGCAGCAACCAAGACAGATAAACTGTACAGAAGAGCAATGCACAGCATAGAGATAATAGGCACTCTAAAAGGCAAAGACCGAACCACCACTATTGTGTACACAAAACTCGTTATGAACATTCCACTCCACACTAAGGCTGGTAAGAACCCATTAGAGGCTTGCCACATACTTAAAGTTGGTGCCTGTGAGATGTTTGCTAAGCTTATTGTGGATTTGGATATGTTCTCAAAAGGGTTACCCAAAGCAGATAAAAGTGCTGCTTGAACTCCATACAACTTCACTGCTAGTGCAGCACGATGTTCTTGTGGACAAATTATCTCTGTTGAACAGAACTGTTTGAATGCCTTGCTCATGGAGGCACTTACGTGAGAATCATTTCTTGTTAATCCTTGGCCTCCACGCTGTGAAGTTTTGCATATGTTTTTTACGTTTATCACATGGGAAGAGGAAGAACATAGAGCACATTCCTTGCTTATCTGTCCATATTCGAAAGAATCAGTCTTACAAGTTTTGGAAGAAAATAGTATTGTAGTCTTATAAATTACTACGATTCTGACTAATATTTATTCCGGGGCAATCAAAATTCTAGTGTCACTTCGTATAACATCTTTctcctttattttattaagatggtattttaaaaaaaaattatcaaatactAAAGTGCATAATGTTTGGAATAGTActtaattcaattaaatttgtatatGATTTATCAATACTTTTCCAGAGGAAAAAAACTATTCTGTGTATTCAAGATTTATAGGTTGTGACAGTATTGAGTTGAAGTGGTAGTGCTGCATAATTATGCAGAAATATATGGAAAGGTTGTGACGGCAGAGGACATTTATAGACTGCTATGGGCAGAGTTGGAGGTAGGGAGTTGATGGAAAGGATGCTGTCATGATATTAAGGTAAAACATGTAACAGTATTTGTTGTGCAGCAGGGTCATTCAGTGTAGGAGTGCCTCGGGTGCTCTCACAAAGCTGGCGGGAGTGAATTCTTTTTTTGGAATGTTGTTCTACAAGAAGGAGCTGGTCAAGGTAGACTTTGTTTAGTTCATGAAGCTGTTTGTGACAGCATACTAAAAGACCAAATGGAGGTGCTGGCCCAGTGGCTGAATTATGCAGCAGATAACCACATGCAAGGGTCAAGCTGTCATCTACAGGGAGCTGGTTCTGGTTTCTTGTTTATTGCTTTATAGACTCCAAGAAATTCTGCAGCTCTATGCCATCAGTCCTCGCTGGTTACCTTCTCTGCAGCTTTGTGCTATCAATTTCGCTTGTTTGTTAATGCTGGAGAAAGTGCTTGTGATTCTTCCTTCGATTAACAAGCAAGGTAAAGTCTCTAGCCAATTGTGTGCCTTGTCTATAGGTGCTGCAGATTTGTGCCAGTGCCTTAAGCAGC comes from the Phaseolus vulgaris cultivar G19833 chromosome 8, P. vulgaris v2.0, whole genome shotgun sequence genome and includes:
- the LOC137825189 gene encoding uncharacterized protein isoform X1 codes for the protein MIMDSWSNSSIPEQVRENNVNKNFLLPRKPARQPNQIIYRKLRRGSAGRIPEKQIEYPTNKELLRTIAYLRTAIYENDEMLPNNKAYIIDEEDEEEWSTQSEEEKGQKKLYKSIQKLNSNDSTYTPTKNQRKTGNNIAKISKECALCSSSSHVINVKNICKTSQRGGQGLTRNDSHVSASMSKAFKQFCSTEIICPQEHRAALAVKLYGVQAALLSALGNPFENISKSTISLANISQAPTLSMWQASNGFLPALVWSGMFITSFVYTIVVVRSLPFRVPIISMLCIALLYSLSVLVAAASGFNVTCGTFRMSGILFACLGVLGFALILLVLLLLVMFASWRCTKQDGGAK
- the LOC137825189 gene encoding uncharacterized protein isoform X2, whose amino-acid sequence is MIMDSWSNSSIPEQVRENNVNKNFLLPRKPARQPNQIIYRKLRRGSAGRIPEKQIEKYPTNKELLRTIAYLRTAIYENDEMLPNNKAYIIDEEDEEEWSTQSEEEKGQKKLYKSIQKLNSNDSTYTPTKNQRKTGNNIAKISKECALCSSSSHVINVKNICKTSQRGGQGLTRNDSHVSASMSKAFKQFCSTEIICPQEHRAALAVKLYGVQAALLSALGNPFENISKSTISLANISQAPTLSMWQASNGFLPALVWSGMFITSFVYTIVVVRSLPFRVPIISMLCIALLYSLSVLVAAASGFNVTCGTFRMSGILFACLGVLGFALILLVLLLLVMFASWRCTKQDGGAK